TGGAACTATGTGGTTCAAGCTGACTTTTCAATGATTAATGAAATCAGCTTTCAGCCATGATCCATAGACACTTCAAGATTGGTGGTCTATCACATTTATCAATCCTAGATAGCAACATGCAGTGGCCAGCCCCAATAATGTTATAGTAGGCAATAGCATGGCTGGATGAACACTACCCTGATGTGTGtctgttatatattttacaatatatacatgtaaatgattaaaaaattataaactttttgaaATGTCATACCTGACATACCAGCACCCCAATGTCTTCCATCAGAACTAGCAAGCTCAGCACGTAATTTCTCAACTTCCCGGGCCATGGAAACCAGATTTTTTTCCATGGACTGCCTCTGTTCCATGAACTCTATGTTTGCCTTCTTTTCATAATCCACCATGGTTCTGTGAAACCAAAATGAAACAGTTATTAGTTTAAGCAACATATATGGAGATACCTATACAAGAGCTTGACAATAGAGAATGAAAACCCTGGCAGCAACTGATGCACACACCTGGCACGCACTAGCTCTTGGTGCAGGCCATCCATCTCAGCTCTCATCATAGGAATCTGTTGATTATCTGCTTGTAACCTTGCAACATCTTGTGTGAGTGTCTGAACCTTCCCTGTCAGCTCTTGTTTCAGATTATTAAGTTTCTGAACTTCAGCCCGCAGTTGCATGACTTCATTCTTCAGGGGCTCATTTGCCCTAAGGTCAGCCTCCATTTTCATGCCTTTCTCAACAAGCTCCCTCGAATGCGCCTCGTGCTCAGCGCGAATGTCACCGATTGCGAGATTCATGCGATGAAGCTCCTCCTTCGCGGCCGCAAGGTCTCGCTGCAACGCCATGCGGTCATCAATCAACCTCCTGTTGTCTGCCACCAACCTCCGCATCTCAGCATGCTGAAACTCAAGTTCCTCTTCCAGCACAGCCGGATGAGGCGGAATAGGCGGGGGCCGCGGCATCGGAGGCCCGCGGGCATAAGGCCCATCCGGCGGATACCCCCTTCTGCCATTCAAGGGTTCTCTGTGAACACGGTGCCTTGATGCCATGTCAAAAGACCTAAAACGATAGACGCATATAAAATTGCAATTACAGTTACAAATTAAACTgcaaacatttttatattctgAGAATCAAAACGAATATTACAATTACATGAGGAAAAAGGCGAAAGACAAGAACAGTTAAAGAAATTATacgaaaaagaaggaaaaattcaACCGATGCATAGAGTGAATTGAtgattgagaaagaagaaaaaccttgtgaaaagaaaagaggggAAAGGGTCTTCTGCGATGGAACAAAGAACGCCAATACCAAAACCCAACAAATAAAGAGGATCGATCAATTTGGCTCTTACGGCGTCGTTACATCACCAGTATTTATATTCCTctttctatataaataaataaataagttaatagcatttgttatgttttatctatttttatttcctcttctcTAGTCTCtaacttttcttatatttatttccaaattatttgttaatttttttaatatcttcaaTATAAAccaaataatcattattattatttattaatgaaaacaCGTGcctttatgataaaaaataaataaatttttaaagtaaatataaataattattataataaaaataattttctataaatatctattttaattttaaaaaatgttaagttaaaaaaatcatcatatacaaaattgtttaattttaaaaatacaatccaaaaaataaaaccgattaataattactttaatttaaaaagtaagataaaattggaaaacaaaatatatataaaaaaataaaatatttacgtTTTTACTCATacgataaaattttattatttttatctgagaaaaggttttattattttatccttttatcagataaaatattgataatgatggataataattattttttatatttttatattatattttttatttgtaccattatattatttataccaacagaaattgattttgaataaaaacttgttttaatgTCCATTTTATTCTTAGGAACAATTAAATCTTAATATggacaaaaaagtaaaataacacACACCAGGCGGTTTGAACAGCGAAGGGGGTGCCAATAGCAAACCCGGATGTAGAAATATCACCAGCGTGAGTTGAAGGGGAATGTGAGTTGTGCCACCATGGAGACTCTGTTCTCTCTGTCATCGTTATCTTCTCTGAAATTTACAGTGAGAGCTTCATGGGACACAAAA
This DNA window, taken from Vigna radiata var. radiata cultivar VC1973A chromosome 5, Vradiata_ver6, whole genome shotgun sequence, encodes the following:
- the LOC106762376 gene encoding protein FLX-like 3, whose product is MASRHRVHREPLNGRRGYPPDGPYARGPPMPRPPPIPPHPAVLEEELEFQHAEMRRLVADNRRLIDDRMALQRDLAAAKEELHRMNLAIGDIRAEHEAHSRELVEKGMKMEADLRANEPLKNEVMQLRAEVQKLNNLKQELTGKVQTLTQDVARLQADNQQIPMMRAEMDGLHQELVRARTMVDYEKKANIEFMEQRQSMEKNLVSMAREVEKLRAELASSDGRHWGAGMSGGQYGTKFGSPEGFPPYADGYGVHLGSAEKGPMYGASAATRKGHEKPRMNRR